One stretch of Jiangella gansuensis DSM 44835 DNA includes these proteins:
- the dnaA gene encoding chromosomal replication initiator protein DnaA, with protein sequence MADEAGNDFATAWAKALTDLDSIEIGPQQRAFLSQARPVTLVEGTAVIAVPSDFARAQIEQRLRSHIVDALSAVVGHPVGLAVSVSPPPDSPPVDNLAGGAAAVAAPGGYAEPTSPSVDTEEIPRVTVAAEPAFPPQRPAGANAARRPDTEPHLNPRYTFDTFVIGSSNRFAHAATVAVAEAPGKAYNPLHVYGESGLGKTHLLHAIGHYTRTMYPGTRVRYVSSEEFTNDFINSIRDDKASAFQRRYRDVDVLLIDDIQFLEGKIQTQEEFFHTFNTLHNANKQIVITSDRPPKQLSALEDRLRNRFEWGLTCDVQPPDLETRIAILSKKATQDHLNVSPDVLEYIASRIATNIRELEGALIRVTAFASLNRQPVDLSLAEIVLRDLVPTDSGPEITAATIMAQTSAYFGLTIEDLQGTSRSRVLVTARQIAMYLCRELTELSLPKIGQHFGGRDHTTVMHAERKIRTLMAERRSVFNQVTELTNRIKQQARQS encoded by the coding sequence GTGGCAGACGAGGCGGGCAACGACTTCGCGACCGCATGGGCGAAAGCACTGACCGATCTCGACTCCATCGAGATCGGCCCACAGCAGCGTGCGTTTCTCTCCCAGGCGCGGCCGGTGACCCTGGTCGAGGGCACGGCCGTCATCGCCGTTCCCAGCGACTTCGCACGCGCTCAGATCGAACAGCGGCTGCGGTCCCACATCGTCGACGCCCTCTCCGCCGTGGTGGGCCACCCGGTGGGCCTCGCCGTCAGCGTCAGCCCCCCGCCGGATTCGCCGCCGGTCGACAACCTGGCGGGCGGCGCGGCAGCTGTCGCCGCGCCCGGCGGCTACGCGGAGCCCACCTCACCCTCGGTGGACACCGAGGAGATCCCGCGCGTCACGGTCGCGGCCGAGCCGGCGTTCCCGCCGCAGCGGCCGGCCGGCGCCAACGCTGCTCGCCGTCCCGACACCGAACCTCACCTCAATCCGCGCTACACGTTCGACACGTTCGTCATCGGCTCCAGCAACCGCTTCGCGCACGCCGCCACCGTCGCCGTCGCCGAGGCACCGGGCAAGGCCTACAACCCGCTGCACGTCTACGGCGAGTCGGGCCTGGGCAAGACGCATCTGTTGCACGCCATCGGGCACTACACCCGCACCATGTATCCCGGCACCCGGGTGCGTTACGTGAGCTCCGAGGAGTTCACCAACGACTTCATCAACTCCATCCGCGACGACAAGGCCTCGGCCTTCCAGCGCCGCTATCGCGACGTCGACGTCCTGCTCATCGACGACATCCAGTTCCTCGAGGGCAAGATCCAGACGCAGGAGGAGTTCTTCCACACGTTCAACACGCTCCACAACGCCAACAAGCAGATCGTCATCACCTCCGACCGGCCGCCAAAGCAGTTGTCGGCGCTGGAAGACCGCCTGCGCAACCGGTTCGAGTGGGGCCTGACCTGCGATGTGCAGCCGCCGGACCTGGAGACGCGCATCGCGATCCTGTCCAAGAAGGCCACCCAGGACCACCTGAACGTGTCGCCCGACGTGCTGGAGTACATCGCCAGCCGGATCGCCACGAACATCCGCGAGCTCGAAGGCGCACTCATCCGCGTCACGGCGTTCGCCAGCCTCAACCGCCAGCCGGTCGACCTCTCACTGGCCGAGATCGTCCTGCGCGACCTGGTGCCGACGGATTCCGGTCCGGAGATCACCGCGGCGACGATCATGGCCCAGACGTCCGCGTATTTCGGCCTCACCATCGAGGACCTGCAGGGCACCAGCCGCAGCCGGGTGCTCGTCACGGCACGGCAGATCGCCATGTACCTGTGCCGCGAGCTCACCGAGCTATCGCTACCGAAGATCGGCCAGCACTTCGGCGGCCGCGACCACACCACGGTCATGCATGCCGAGCGCAAGATCCGCACTCTGATGGCCGAGCGCCGCAGCGTCTTCAATCAGGTCACCGAGCTGACCAACCGCATCAAGCAGCAGGCCCGGCAGTCATGA
- the dnaN gene encoding DNA polymerase III subunit beta, with translation MKFRLDRDVLAEAVAWTARTLPNRPTVPVLAGLRIDASDSQVTFSSFDYEVSGRVSVDADVADGGTVLVSGRLLADIARSLPAKPVDLNADGAKVTITCGSARFTLQTLPVEEYPDLPSMPEASGTVDGAVLAEAVGQVAVAAGRDDMLPTLTGIRIEIEGETVTLGATDRYRLAVREFTWNPGRPDTSVVALVPARTLVDAAKTLAPAGEVTLALGTGTQDSLLGLAAGGRNTTSRLIDGEWVPNYRRLFPAETATVARVEISSLIESVKRVALVAERNTPVRLAFDEGQVVLEAGSGEDAQASEALPADVHGPAIATGFNPTYLLDGLQTMGTQFVHLSFTDTPLKPVVIQGVPSLEAEPDGSYRYLAMPIRLSG, from the coding sequence GTGAAGTTCCGGCTCGATCGCGATGTATTGGCTGAAGCCGTCGCATGGACGGCTCGCACCCTGCCCAACCGGCCCACCGTGCCGGTACTGGCAGGTCTGCGTATCGACGCGTCCGACTCCCAGGTGACGTTCTCGTCGTTCGACTACGAGGTCTCCGGGCGGGTGTCGGTCGATGCCGACGTCGCCGACGGCGGGACGGTCCTGGTGTCCGGGCGGCTGCTGGCCGACATCGCGCGGTCGCTGCCGGCCAAGCCGGTCGATCTCAACGCCGACGGCGCCAAGGTCACCATCACGTGTGGCAGCGCCCGCTTCACGCTGCAGACGCTGCCCGTCGAGGAGTATCCCGACCTGCCGTCCATGCCGGAGGCCTCCGGCACCGTCGACGGCGCCGTCCTGGCCGAGGCGGTCGGCCAGGTCGCCGTGGCCGCCGGCCGCGACGACATGCTGCCCACCCTGACCGGCATCCGCATCGAGATCGAGGGCGAGACGGTCACCCTCGGCGCCACCGACCGCTATCGGCTGGCGGTGCGGGAGTTCACCTGGAACCCGGGCCGGCCCGACACGTCGGTGGTCGCGTTGGTGCCGGCACGCACGCTGGTCGACGCGGCCAAGACGCTGGCACCGGCCGGTGAGGTCACGCTGGCCCTCGGCACCGGCACACAGGACAGCCTGCTGGGTCTGGCCGCCGGTGGCCGCAACACCACCAGCCGGCTCATCGACGGCGAGTGGGTGCCCAACTACCGACGCCTGTTCCCGGCCGAGACCGCCACCGTCGCCCGGGTCGAGATCTCGTCGTTGATCGAGTCGGTCAAGCGCGTCGCCCTGGTGGCCGAGCGCAACACCCCGGTCCGGCTGGCCTTCGACGAGGGTCAGGTCGTGCTCGAGGCCGGCAGCGGCGAGGACGCGCAGGCCTCCGAGGCACTGCCCGCCGACGTGCACGGCCCGGCCATCGCCACCGGCTTCAATCCGACGTACCTGCTCGACGGGCTGCAGACGATGGGTACGCAGTTCGTGCACCTGTCCTTCACCGACACGCCGCTGAAGCCGGTGGTCATCCAGGGGGTGCCGAGTCTCGAGGCCGAGCCCGACGGCAGCTACCGCTACCTGGCCATGCCCATTCGGCTCTCGGGCTGA
- the gnd gene encoding phosphogluconate dehydrogenase (NAD(+)-dependent, decarboxylating) translates to MATEGNVMELGLVGLGRMGGNMRERIRRAGHTVVGYDRNPEVSDVGSLKELVERLSAPRALWVMVPAGEATRGVVDELAELLDEGDLVVDGGNSRYTDDLRNAEVLDAHGVGYVDCGVSGGIWGLDVGYGLMAGGETAHVERLLPIFDALRPEGPRDEGYVHAGGVGAGHYAKMVHNGIEYGLMQAYGEGYELLAKSGIVEDVHGTMKAWSRGTVVRSWLLDLLVRALENDPTLAEIEGFVEDSGEGRWTVEEAIKHSVPMPAISAALFARFESRQDDSPAMKAVAALRKQFGGHAVKSAGPTSGPGDVRT, encoded by the coding sequence GTGGCCACAGAAGGGAACGTCATGGAACTGGGCCTGGTGGGCCTCGGCCGCATGGGCGGCAACATGCGCGAGCGCATCCGCCGTGCCGGCCACACCGTCGTCGGTTACGACCGAAACCCCGAGGTCAGCGATGTCGGCAGCCTGAAGGAGCTGGTCGAGCGGTTGTCCGCGCCGCGGGCCCTGTGGGTCATGGTCCCCGCCGGTGAGGCCACCCGCGGTGTCGTCGACGAACTGGCCGAGCTGCTCGACGAGGGTGACCTCGTCGTCGACGGCGGCAACTCCCGCTACACCGACGACCTCCGCAACGCCGAGGTCCTCGACGCCCACGGCGTCGGCTACGTCGATTGCGGTGTCTCCGGCGGCATCTGGGGTCTCGATGTCGGCTACGGACTCATGGCCGGCGGCGAGACCGCCCACGTCGAGCGCCTGCTACCGATCTTCGACGCCCTGCGCCCGGAAGGCCCACGCGACGAGGGCTACGTACACGCCGGCGGTGTCGGCGCAGGTCACTACGCCAAGATGGTTCACAACGGCATTGAGTACGGCTTGATGCAGGCCTACGGCGAGGGCTACGAGCTGCTGGCCAAGTCCGGCATCGTCGAGGACGTCCACGGCACCATGAAGGCTTGGTCGCGGGGCACCGTCGTGCGGTCGTGGCTGCTCGACCTCCTGGTCCGCGCGTTGGAGAACGACCCCACCCTCGCCGAGATCGAGGGCTTCGTCGAAGATTCCGGCGAGGGCCGGTGGACTGTCGAGGAAGCCATCAAGCACTCAGTGCCCATGCCGGCCATCTCCGCGGCGCTATTCGCCCGGTTCGAGTCGCGGCAGGACGACTCCCCCGCAATGAAGGCCGTCGCGGCACTGCGCAAGCAGTTCGGCGGGCATGCGGTGAAGTCGGCCGGCCCGACGTCGGGTCCCGGCGACGTCCGCACCTGA
- the recF gene encoding DNA replication/repair protein RecF (All proteins in this family for which functions are known are DNA-binding proteins that assist the filamentation of RecA onto DNA for the initiation of recombination or recombinational repair.), which yields MHVAHLSLVDFRSYPEVELPLDPGVTAFIGPNGQGKTNLVEAVNYLATLGSHRVAQDAPLVRVGAERAVVRASVIDSSVSDGRSTLLEVEITPGKANRARLNRSPVPRAREILGVLNTVLFAPEDLALVKGDPSERRRFLDELLVARAPRFAGVRSDYERVLKQRNALLKSAGAAMRAGRGRSGGPDLSTLDVWDTHLAQRGAELLAARLELVDAMRPLVAKAYDAVAGGDGGAGGRDAQLVYKCSLGPDVEVVPERERLAAALLDAVGERRRDELDRGVSLVGPHRDDLVLNLGPMPAKGYASHGESWSFALALRLASYELLRSTGSDPVLVLDDVFAELDTGRRDRLAELTSGAEQVLVTAAVPGDVPAGLSGARVDVLGGEVRRAR from the coding sequence ATGCACGTCGCGCACCTGTCGCTGGTCGATTTCCGGTCGTACCCGGAGGTCGAGCTCCCGCTCGATCCCGGCGTCACGGCGTTCATCGGACCGAACGGGCAGGGCAAGACCAACCTGGTCGAGGCGGTGAACTACCTGGCCACGCTGGGTAGCCACCGAGTCGCTCAGGACGCTCCCCTGGTCCGCGTCGGCGCCGAACGGGCGGTGGTGCGTGCCAGCGTCATCGACTCGTCGGTCTCCGACGGGCGCAGCACGTTGCTCGAGGTGGAGATCACCCCGGGGAAGGCCAATCGGGCCCGGCTGAATCGTTCGCCGGTGCCCCGGGCGCGGGAGATCCTCGGTGTTCTGAACACCGTGCTGTTCGCGCCGGAGGATCTGGCCCTGGTCAAGGGTGATCCGTCGGAACGCCGGCGGTTCCTCGACGAGCTGTTGGTGGCACGGGCGCCGCGGTTCGCCGGCGTCAGGTCCGACTACGAACGGGTGCTGAAACAGCGCAACGCGCTGTTGAAGTCCGCGGGAGCGGCGATGCGTGCCGGTCGCGGCCGATCCGGAGGCCCCGACCTGAGCACCCTCGATGTGTGGGACACCCACCTGGCGCAGCGCGGCGCGGAACTCCTGGCGGCGCGGCTCGAGCTGGTCGACGCGATGCGCCCGTTGGTGGCCAAGGCCTACGACGCGGTGGCCGGCGGCGACGGCGGGGCCGGTGGACGGGACGCACAGCTGGTCTACAAGTGCTCCCTGGGTCCGGACGTCGAGGTCGTGCCCGAGCGTGAACGTCTTGCCGCGGCCCTGCTCGACGCCGTCGGCGAACGCCGTCGCGACGAGCTGGACCGAGGCGTCTCGCTGGTCGGTCCGCACCGCGACGACCTGGTACTCAACCTCGGCCCGATGCCGGCGAAGGGCTATGCCAGCCACGGCGAGTCCTGGTCGTTCGCGCTGGCGTTGCGGCTGGCGTCCTATGAGCTGTTGCGTTCCACGGGCAGTGACCCTGTACTGGTGTTGGACGACGTGTTCGCCGAGCTCGACACCGGACGCCGTGATCGGCTCGCCGAGCTGACCTCCGGGGCGGAGCAGGTGCTGGTCACGGCAGCGGTGCCGGGCGACGTACCGGCCGGGCTGAGCGGGGCTCGGGTCGACGTTCTGGGTGGAGAGGTACGACGAGCCAGGTGA
- a CDS encoding DUF721 domain-containing protein — protein sequence MSTDDGGPPDLPRAAEPAEPGGAGGSGAADQPASEDGFTWNPDGDDLARALLARAKVAGRPGGAARNPKTSRKRGGGGRWSRRAPGSGWSGPGSDERDPQSVAVTLDRLVGEHGWSEDLAVHGAVARWDQLVGPEVAAHVRPEHYDDGVLTVRADSTAWATQVRLFAPELVRRFNEDIGDGTVTRVDVLGPQAPSWRKGPRSVPGRGPRDTYG from the coding sequence ATGAGCACGGACGACGGTGGCCCGCCCGATCTGCCACGTGCGGCCGAGCCGGCCGAGCCAGGCGGTGCAGGCGGGTCCGGTGCCGCCGATCAGCCGGCCTCGGAGGACGGTTTCACGTGGAACCCCGACGGCGACGACCTCGCCAGGGCGCTGCTCGCCCGGGCGAAGGTGGCGGGCCGTCCGGGCGGCGCGGCCCGGAACCCCAAGACGTCGCGGAAGCGAGGCGGTGGGGGCCGGTGGTCGCGCCGGGCACCGGGCTCCGGGTGGAGCGGACCGGGATCCGACGAGCGTGATCCACAGTCCGTCGCTGTCACGCTGGACCGGCTGGTCGGCGAGCACGGCTGGTCCGAAGACCTCGCGGTGCACGGTGCGGTCGCCCGGTGGGACCAGCTGGTCGGCCCCGAGGTCGCGGCTCACGTCCGTCCGGAGCACTACGACGACGGCGTCCTGACGGTCCGTGCCGACTCCACCGCCTGGGCCACTCAGGTGCGCCTGTTCGCCCCGGAGCTGGTCCGCCGGTTCAACGAGGACATCGGCGACGGCACGGTGACCAGGGTCGATGTGCTCGGTCCGCAGGCACCGAGCTGGCGGAAGGGCCCACGCAGCGTGCCCGGCCGAGGCCCGCGCGACACCTACGGCTGA
- the gyrB gene encoding DNA topoisomerase (ATP-hydrolyzing) subunit B — MTDTTSYDASAITVLEGLEAVRKRPGMYIGSTGERGLHHLVYEVVDNSVDEALAGVCDQIEIVLLPGDGVRVTDNGRGIPVDMHPVEKKPAVEVVMTVLHAGGKFGGSGYKVSGGLHGVGVSVVNALSTKIDLEIHRDGYRWTQSYSLGVPDAPLQRHEPSDRTGTSTTFWASRDIFETTAYDFETLSTRFREMAFLNKGLTIVLRDERPEGVDVGADEDVETEQSSEPREVRYRYELGLVDYVEHLNSTKSPVHRTVIDYEAESEDGDGQAMSLEVAMQWNDQFTESVHTFANTINTHEGGAHEEGFRAALTTLVNRFARDWGVLKEKDPNLTGEDVREGLTAIISIKLAEPQFEGQTKTKLGNTEAKSFVQKVVNNELGAWFEQNPTEGKLIARKAQSAAIARVAARKARDAARSRKGLMGGAGLPGKLADCQSTDPEECELFIVEGDSAGGPAKQGRDSRIQAILPIRGKILNVEKARIDRILQNQEVQAIVNALGTGVQEEVDLNRLRYHKVVLMADADVDGQHIVTLLLTLLFRFMRPVIEQGHVFLAQPPLYKIKWAGKDSVAEYAYSDRERDALLQAGVAAGKRVPKENGIQRYKGLGEMNDDELWETTMDPSQRLLLQATLDDAAHADEVFSTLMGEDVESRRKFIQRNARDVRFLDI, encoded by the coding sequence GTGACGGACACCACGTCCTACGACGCCAGCGCCATCACCGTACTCGAAGGTCTCGAGGCCGTCCGTAAACGCCCCGGTATGTACATCGGTTCCACCGGCGAGCGGGGCCTGCACCACTTGGTCTACGAGGTCGTCGACAACTCCGTCGACGAGGCCCTGGCCGGCGTCTGCGACCAGATCGAGATCGTCCTGTTGCCCGGCGACGGCGTCCGTGTCACGGACAACGGTCGTGGCATCCCGGTCGACATGCACCCGGTCGAGAAGAAACCCGCCGTCGAGGTCGTCATGACCGTTCTGCACGCCGGCGGCAAGTTCGGCGGCAGCGGCTACAAGGTCTCCGGTGGACTGCACGGCGTCGGCGTCTCGGTGGTCAACGCGTTGTCCACCAAGATCGACCTCGAGATCCACCGTGACGGCTACCGGTGGACCCAGTCGTACTCGCTCGGCGTTCCCGATGCCCCGCTGCAGCGCCACGAGCCATCCGACCGTACCGGTACGTCCACGACGTTCTGGGCCAGCCGGGACATCTTCGAGACGACCGCGTACGACTTCGAGACGCTGTCCACCCGCTTCCGCGAGATGGCGTTTCTCAACAAGGGCTTGACCATCGTCCTGCGTGACGAGCGGCCGGAGGGCGTCGACGTCGGTGCCGACGAAGACGTCGAGACCGAGCAGAGCTCGGAGCCTCGCGAGGTGCGGTACCGCTACGAGCTCGGACTGGTCGACTACGTCGAGCACCTCAACAGCACCAAGTCCCCCGTTCACCGCACCGTGATCGACTACGAGGCGGAGTCCGAGGACGGCGACGGCCAGGCCATGAGCCTGGAAGTGGCGATGCAGTGGAACGACCAGTTCACCGAGTCGGTGCACACGTTCGCCAACACCATCAACACGCACGAGGGCGGCGCGCACGAGGAGGGGTTCCGGGCGGCGTTGACGACGCTGGTCAACCGGTTCGCCCGCGACTGGGGCGTCTTGAAGGAGAAGGACCCCAACCTGACCGGTGAGGACGTGCGCGAGGGCCTCACGGCGATCATCAGCATCAAGCTGGCCGAACCGCAGTTCGAGGGCCAGACGAAGACCAAGCTCGGCAACACCGAGGCGAAGAGCTTCGTCCAGAAGGTCGTCAACAATGAGCTCGGTGCCTGGTTCGAGCAGAACCCGACCGAAGGCAAGCTGATCGCCCGCAAGGCGCAGAGCGCCGCGATCGCCCGGGTGGCCGCCCGCAAGGCCCGCGATGCCGCTCGCAGCCGCAAGGGACTCATGGGCGGTGCCGGGCTGCCGGGCAAGCTGGCCGACTGCCAGTCGACCGACCCGGAGGAGTGCGAACTCTTCATCGTCGAGGGTGACTCCGCCGGCGGCCCGGCCAAGCAGGGGCGCGACTCGCGGATCCAGGCGATCCTGCCGATCCGAGGCAAGATCCTCAACGTCGAGAAGGCACGTATCGACCGGATCCTGCAGAACCAGGAAGTCCAGGCGATCGTCAACGCGCTCGGCACCGGGGTGCAGGAGGAAGTCGACCTCAACCGGCTGCGCTACCACAAGGTGGTCCTGATGGCCGACGCCGACGTCGACGGTCAGCACATCGTGACGCTCCTGCTCACCCTGCTGTTCCGGTTCATGCGTCCGGTCATCGAGCAGGGCCACGTGTTCCTGGCCCAGCCGCCGCTCTACAAGATCAAATGGGCTGGCAAGGACAGTGTCGCCGAGTACGCGTACTCCGACCGCGAACGTGATGCCCTTCTCCAGGCAGGCGTTGCCGCCGGTAAGCGGGTGCCCAAGGAGAACGGCATCCAGCGGTACAAGGGTCTCGGCGAGATGAACGACGACGAGCTGTGGGAGACCACCATGGACCCCTCGCAGCGGCTGCTCCTGCAGGCCACCCTCGACGACGCCGCGCATGCCGACGAGGTGTTCTCCACCCTCATGGGCGAGGACGTCGAGAGCCGGCGCAAGTTCATCCAGCGCAACGCCCGCGACGTCCGCTTCCTGGACATCTGA
- the gyrA gene encoding DNA gyrase subunit A, producing MTTAGDGVGPGGRIEPVDLQVEMQRSYLDYAMAVIVGRALPDVRDGLKPVHRRVLYAMFDGGFRPDRGFYKCSRVVGEVMSNYHPHGDTAIYDTLVRLGQWWSMRYPLVKGQGNFGSRGDDKQAAMRYTECRMEPLAMEMVRDIEEETVDFSPNYDGRSDEPDVLPARFPNLLVNGSGGIAVGMATNIPPHNLREVAAGVDWYLDNPDADSEQLLEALLERIKGPDFPTSGLIVGTSGIEQAYRTGRGSVTMRAVVDVEEDSRGRAILAITELPYQVNPDALLRKIAELADTGKVPGIADLKDNSSSRTGMRIEVVLKRDAVATVVRNNLYKHTQLQDTFGCNMVALVDGVPRTLSLDGFVRHWVTHQIEVIRRRTEFRLRKKRERLHIVLGLLKAIDAIDEVIALIRRSSDADEAQAGLMQLLEIDELQARAILDMQLRRLTALSRDELQNEHDTLVADIADLEDILASEQRKRTIIREELAEIVEKYGDERRSRIIPGEGDMTAEDLIPEEPVVVTITRGGYAKRTKADLYRSQKRGGKGVRGAQLREDDVVDQFFVTTTHHWVLFFTNRGRVYRAKAYELPELARDAKGQHVANLLAFQPDEQIARVLTLRDYEQSPYLVLATKHGMVKKTRLTEYDSNRSGGVIAVLFREEDDELIGAELVSPDDDILLVSRKAQAIRFTANDEQLRPMGRATGGVVGMKFRDGDEMLSMSVVRDGTDSYVFTVTDGGFAKRTAVEEYRVQGRGGLGIKAMKINEDRGSLVGALVVGDGDEVLAIRASGGVTRSPVRDVPAKGRDTMGVKYVALGSGDMVVAIAHNAEEDVVAEAVEEAVAEVSENDAEGDGS from the coding sequence ATGACCACCGCGGGCGACGGCGTCGGACCCGGGGGACGCATCGAACCGGTCGACCTGCAGGTCGAGATGCAGCGCAGTTATCTCGACTACGCGATGGCTGTCATCGTCGGCCGCGCGCTGCCGGACGTCCGCGATGGCCTCAAGCCGGTGCACCGGCGCGTGCTCTACGCCATGTTCGACGGCGGCTTCCGGCCCGACCGCGGGTTCTACAAGTGCTCGCGTGTGGTCGGCGAGGTGATGAGCAACTACCACCCGCACGGTGACACCGCCATCTACGACACCCTGGTCCGGCTCGGCCAGTGGTGGTCGATGCGGTACCCGCTGGTCAAGGGTCAGGGCAACTTCGGTTCGCGCGGCGACGACAAGCAAGCAGCCATGAGGTACACCGAGTGCCGCATGGAGCCGCTCGCCATGGAGATGGTGCGCGACATCGAGGAAGAGACCGTCGACTTCTCGCCGAACTACGACGGCCGCAGCGACGAGCCCGATGTGCTGCCGGCACGGTTCCCCAACCTGCTGGTCAATGGTTCCGGTGGCATCGCGGTCGGCATGGCCACCAACATCCCGCCGCACAACCTCCGAGAGGTCGCCGCGGGTGTCGACTGGTACCTGGACAACCCCGACGCCGACAGCGAGCAGCTCCTGGAAGCGCTGCTCGAACGGATCAAGGGTCCGGACTTTCCCACCAGCGGCTTGATCGTCGGCACCTCGGGCATCGAGCAGGCCTACCGCACCGGCCGGGGCTCGGTCACCATGCGTGCCGTCGTCGACGTCGAAGAGGACAGCCGCGGTCGCGCCATCCTGGCGATCACCGAGCTGCCCTACCAAGTCAACCCCGACGCGCTGCTGCGCAAGATCGCCGAGCTCGCCGACACCGGCAAGGTGCCCGGCATCGCCGACCTGAAGGACAACTCGTCGTCCCGCACCGGTATGCGCATCGAGGTCGTGCTCAAGCGCGACGCCGTCGCGACCGTCGTCCGGAACAACCTCTACAAGCACACCCAGCTGCAGGACACCTTCGGCTGCAACATGGTCGCCCTGGTCGATGGCGTTCCGCGCACCCTGTCGCTGGACGGCTTCGTCCGGCACTGGGTGACCCACCAGATCGAGGTCATCCGCCGGCGTACCGAGTTCCGGCTGCGCAAGAAGCGCGAGCGGCTGCACATCGTCCTGGGTCTGCTCAAGGCGATCGACGCCATCGACGAGGTCATCGCGCTGATCCGCCGCTCGTCCGACGCCGACGAGGCGCAGGCCGGCCTGATGCAGTTGCTGGAGATCGACGAGCTGCAGGCCCGGGCCATCCTGGACATGCAGCTGCGCCGGCTGACCGCGCTCTCGCGTGACGAGCTGCAGAACGAGCACGACACCCTCGTCGCCGACATCGCCGACCTCGAGGACATCCTGGCCTCGGAACAGCGCAAGCGGACGATCATCCGCGAGGAGCTGGCGGAGATCGTCGAGAAGTACGGCGACGAGCGCCGCAGCCGCATCATCCCGGGCGAGGGCGACATGACCGCCGAGGACCTCATTCCCGAGGAGCCGGTGGTCGTCACCATCACCCGCGGCGGTTACGCGAAGCGCACCAAGGCCGACCTCTACCGTTCGCAGAAGCGCGGCGGGAAGGGCGTACGGGGCGCGCAGCTGCGCGAGGACGACGTGGTCGACCAGTTCTTCGTCACCACGACGCACCACTGGGTCCTGTTCTTCACCAACCGCGGCCGGGTGTACCGCGCCAAGGCGTACGAGCTGCCGGAGCTGGCCCGCGACGCGAAGGGGCAGCATGTCGCGAACCTGCTGGCGTTCCAGCCGGACGAGCAGATCGCCCGGGTCCTGACGCTCCGCGACTACGAGCAGTCGCCGTATCTGGTGCTGGCCACGAAGCACGGCATGGTCAAGAAGACCCGCCTCACCGAGTACGACTCCAACCGCAGCGGCGGCGTCATCGCCGTGTTGTTCCGCGAGGAGGACGACGAGCTCATCGGTGCGGAGCTGGTGAGCCCCGACGACGACATCCTGCTGGTCTCGCGCAAGGCGCAGGCGATCCGGTTCACCGCCAACGACGAGCAGCTTCGGCCCATGGGCCGGGCCACCGGCGGCGTGGTGGGCATGAAGTTCCGCGACGGAGACGAAATGCTCTCGATGTCCGTTGTGAGGGATGGAACCGACTCGTACGTCTTTACCGTCACAGATGGTGGATTCGCCAAACGAACCGCGGTCGAGGAATATCGTGTTCAGGGACGCGGCGGTTTGGGTATCAAGGCGATGAAGATCAATGAGGATCGTGGCTCCCTGGTCGGTGCGCTCGTCGTCGGTGACGGTGACGAGGTACTGGCCATCCGGGCTTCCGGCGGTGTCACGCGGAGTCCCGTACGGGATGTCCCAGCCAAGGGACGTGACACCATGGGAGTGAAGTACGTTGCGCTCGGCAGCGGCGACATGGTCGTCGCCATCGCGCACAACGCCGAGGAGGACGTGGTGGCGGAAGCCGTAGAGGAAGCCGTCGCCGAGGTCTCCGAGAACGACGCGGAAGGTGATGGCTCGTGA